A single window of Providencia stuartii DNA harbors:
- the traV gene encoding type IV conjugative transfer system lipoprotein TraV gives MKNLNILTRKGSSRGEAQKEQAVRSAKMLGVGAALLILSGCSTFNIGKDEYSCPGMPNGVQCMSARDVYAATNDGNVPRPMKPEEVEAKAEADGEGSSNVSANSSSSGDPVIDNYVAPRLPDRPIPIRTPAQVMRIWVAPWEDTNGDLIVTGYVYTEIEPRRWVIGDGTPQSEPVLRPLQTVQHEPKSETTK, from the coding sequence ATGAAAAATTTGAACATTTTGACCAGAAAGGGCAGTTCCAGAGGCGAGGCTCAAAAGGAACAGGCAGTAAGATCCGCAAAGATGTTGGGGGTGGGTGCAGCGCTACTTATTTTGTCGGGCTGTTCGACGTTCAACATCGGCAAGGATGAGTATAGCTGTCCGGGAATGCCGAATGGTGTTCAGTGTATGTCAGCGCGAGACGTTTACGCCGCAACCAATGACGGAAATGTCCCGCGCCCAATGAAACCAGAGGAAGTCGAGGCCAAAGCGGAAGCGGATGGCGAAGGTTCCTCAAACGTTTCAGCGAACTCATCTAGCTCCGGAGACCCGGTGATTGACAACTATGTCGCACCGCGTCTTCCGGATCGCCCGATTCCAATTCGTACACCAGCACAGGTTATGCGGATTTGGGTAGCTCCCTGGGAGGACACCAATGGTGATCTCATCGTGACAGGGTATGTCTATACCGAAATCGAACCGCGCAGGTGGGTGATTGGGGATGGCACACCGCAAAGTGAGCCAGTTTTGAGACCGCTGCAAACGGTACAACACGAACCGAAGTCTGAAACAACCAAATAG
- a CDS encoding TraB/VirB10 family protein, with amino-acid sequence MKRFWTQLDPNKKRWVSIAGGVFVLFAVVTMFSGEPKKEEKRGRQETIKHVLTDKNTREIGIDSLSADVKMVSRENSDLKKELERVKKELEETKTTAGKSSDVGREMTRLRQDLDRLTQKNMELAKKVETGAAGGKTSSSSEDARADVNGASGGDGQFMEKKLDYKDPASFFRDAPLPDSKGGAPATGKGDGRDATKPGIQIVSYSQKAPEVEEKDNKDDESIYLPSGSILTGVLINGMDAPTSQGARRDPFPSTLRIQKEAILPNRFRADVRECFLIVSGYGDLSSERAYLRGETFSCVRDDGGVIEAKLDSYAVGEDGKAGVRGRVVSKQGQIIAKSLMAGFLGGVSEAFDVNPVPVVSTNPGSNTQYQSVFSDQMLQGAAVKGASKALDRIAQFYIDMAEGIFPVIEVDAGRQVDIIVTKGTKLQIRSTGGTKK; translated from the coding sequence ATTAAGCGATTTTGGACACAGTTAGACCCCAACAAGAAGCGTTGGGTGTCTATCGCTGGCGGCGTCTTCGTTCTTTTTGCGGTCGTGACAATGTTCTCTGGTGAACCCAAGAAAGAAGAGAAGCGCGGTCGCCAAGAAACCATCAAGCACGTTCTCACAGACAAAAACACCCGTGAGATCGGGATAGATTCGTTGTCTGCCGATGTGAAGATGGTGTCTCGTGAAAACTCCGACCTGAAAAAGGAGCTGGAACGAGTCAAGAAAGAGCTGGAGGAAACCAAAACCACTGCCGGGAAATCCAGTGATGTTGGCCGTGAGATGACCCGCCTTCGTCAAGATTTGGACCGCCTGACCCAGAAGAACATGGAATTGGCTAAGAAAGTCGAAACCGGCGCTGCTGGTGGAAAAACATCCTCTTCATCAGAGGATGCCAGAGCCGATGTTAATGGTGCATCTGGTGGTGATGGTCAGTTCATGGAGAAAAAGCTCGACTACAAAGATCCAGCATCCTTTTTTCGGGACGCACCGCTTCCTGACTCGAAGGGTGGGGCTCCTGCAACTGGCAAGGGAGACGGTCGTGATGCAACTAAACCAGGCATCCAAATAGTGAGCTACTCGCAGAAAGCGCCAGAAGTTGAAGAGAAGGACAACAAGGATGATGAGTCTATCTACCTACCTTCTGGCTCCATCCTGACAGGGGTGCTCATCAACGGTATGGACGCACCAACATCTCAAGGTGCTCGTCGAGATCCGTTCCCTTCGACCCTCAGGATTCAGAAAGAGGCTATTTTGCCTAACCGCTTCCGTGCGGATGTTCGTGAGTGCTTCCTGATTGTTTCAGGCTATGGAGATCTCAGTTCAGAGCGAGCGTACCTGCGTGGCGAGACCTTCTCGTGCGTTCGGGATGATGGGGGGGTCATAGAAGCGAAGCTGGATTCCTATGCAGTGGGTGAAGACGGTAAGGCCGGTGTCCGTGGTCGCGTCGTATCGAAGCAGGGGCAAATCATCGCCAAGAGCTTGATGGCAGGCTTCCTTGGTGGCGTTTCCGAAGCCTTTGACGTCAATCCTGTGCCGGTCGTCAGCACTAACCCTGGCTCAAATACCCAGTACCAGTCTGTGTTCTCCGACCAGATGTTGCAGGGAGCAGCAGTGAAGGGGGCCAGTAAGGCGCTAGATCGCATCGCTCAGTTCTATATCGACATGGCCGAAGGCATCTTCCCCGTTATCGAGGTCGATGCTGGCCGTCAGGTAGACATCATCGTGACCAAAGGAACCAAGCTACAAATTCGTTCCACCGGGGGAACCAAGAAATGA
- the traA gene encoding TraA family conjugative transfer protein, which produces MVVAFLLVPDQAHAGTGGTAFDDVWVTLKDWTQGTLGRIVAGAMILVGVVGGIARQSLMAFAMGIGGGMGLYNSPTVVESIMSATLEHAEKVIPAVVQLSNGLGV; this is translated from the coding sequence ATGGTGGTAGCCTTCCTGCTCGTGCCGGATCAGGCCCACGCTGGTACTGGTGGTACAGCGTTTGACGACGTATGGGTAACTCTCAAGGATTGGACCCAAGGTACTTTGGGTCGAATCGTTGCGGGTGCGATGATCCTGGTCGGTGTTGTTGGTGGTATCGCTCGCCAGAGCCTCATGGCTTTCGCTATGGGTATCGGTGGCGGTATGGGCCTGTACAACTCCCCGACCGTAGTGGAATCCATCATGTCTGCTACTCTGGAACATGCAGAGAAGGTCATCCCGGCTGTTGTGCAACTCAGCAATGGCCTGGGGGTGTAA